A stretch of the Oncorhynchus mykiss isolate Arlee chromosome 23, USDA_OmykA_1.1, whole genome shotgun sequence genome encodes the following:
- the rsph10b gene encoding radial spoke head 10 homolog B isoform X3: protein MAKGDKKKKTEKTTPEQSLSTFLSNDSHAGVVSEPHVLDEESGHDVMTASFSSQPPLADKQLERSDDAFHEVPVLPNIIVQRYEGEKHLEQFHGEGVAYFQGGHVYKGMFSVGVMHGHGLYTWADGVKYEGEFAFNVPMGHGTYTWLDGSCYEGEVCSGIRHGVGTYRCANSSVIYRGQWHHSKRHGKGTIYYNQEATSWYEGELVNNNREGWGVRCYPSGNLYEGQWRNNVRHGEGRMRWLQLGQQYSGIWENGVQHGQGTHTWFLRRVTGSQYPLRNEYTGDFVQGLRHGQGSFYYASGALYKGEWKDNKKHGQGKFIFKNGRIFEGEFVDDHMAEFPAFCLDGSNTPDLSGIRTHTPHPEDGESPRRAPGGDSGSGPALLGPDMALDITALLENLPENQRDLQLKQVEFVVLRHIAELRAIYSFYSSLGHDQSPDNTFLLSRLQLWRLLKDCSIHQQGITLAQVDRYICAEDVPSEEIHSPFSTMLLRRFLSCVVVLAYNTYHKDIEASDTILVACLSKLMRENIIPNAKNVKGLLFPNPMHAVIAVNYIGRCWEIYKAFCRANPTPLADQTMTVRHFIWMFKMTFLEFFEALLGCAEVSDQRDGQTSSDSQMESCPLADTRRVSPGERARDSPLQRSSQQHSPLTGPTAKSSNPNISPDVGSVKSLEMGKSKEILQLSTPEEMEPRQSPNTAGNLTSQTGGGGSATHSSDTERREGSGGARSAVEAKVSNHPLHDHPPSTEPVEDRSGAGMTSCPAETELDSWVQRTHQFFTQRFFPAYEYSLELRREVQEERLRQAALARIALAKAKEDARLREQWEAEEEERRREEEEDEEAERVEGPEDDLNPSPAAQTPVASTTSVVITKQSPATAVKKKRK from the exons ATGGCGAAAGGGGataaaaagaaaaaaacagagaaaacGACTCCCGAACAATCATTAAGTACATTTTTGTCAAATGACTCCCACGCTGGTGTTGTATCAGAACCACATGTGTTAGATGAAGAGTCGGGACATGATGTAATGACTGCCTCCTTTTCTTCACAACCACCACTCGCCGACAAACAACTTGAGAGAAGTGATGATGCATTTCATGAGGTCCCTGTTCTTCCTAATATTATTGTCCAGAG GTACGAGGGTGAAAAGCATCTAGAGCAGTTCCATGGAGAAGGTGTGGCATATTTTCAGGGAGGACATGTCTACAAG GGTATGTTTTCAGTAGGAGTCATGCATGGACATGGTCTGTACACATGGGCAGATGGCGTGAAATATGAG GGTGAGTTTGCATTCAATGTGCCCATGGGCCATGGGACATACACCTGGTTGGATGGTAGCTGTTATGAGGGAGAGGTGTGCAGTGGAATCCGTCATGGTGTGGGGACATATAGGTGTGCCAATTCCTCTGTGATATACAGAGGGCAGTGGCATCACAGCAAAAGGCATGGAAAG GGTACAATATACTATAACCAGGAAGCGACGTCCTGGTATGAAGGAGAATTGGTAAACAATaacagagagggatggggagtCCGATG TTACCCCTCTGGAAACCTGTATGAGGGCCAGTGGAGGAACAACGTGAGGCATGGAGAGGGCAGGATGAGGTGGCTGCAGCTGGGTCAGCAGTATAGCGGGATATGGGAGAATGGGGTCCAG CATGGACAAGGGACCCACACATGGTTCCTGAGGAGAGTGACAGGCTCTCAGTATCCCCTAAGGAATGAGTACACTGGGGACTTTGTCCAGGGGCTGAGGCATGGCCAGGGCAGCTTCTACTACGCAAGCGGGGCTCTTTACAAAGGAGAGTGGAAGGACAACAAAAAACATGGACAG GGAAAGTTCATTTTTAAAAATGGACGCATATTTGAAGGGGAGTTTGTGGATGACCACATGGCAGAGTTCCCAGCGTTCTGCCTGGATGGTTCAAACACCCCTGATCTGAGTGGGATTAGAACACACACTCCCCATCCTGAGGACG GTGAATCCCCCAGAAGAGCACCAGGAGGAGACTCGGGCAGTGGTCCAGCCCTGCTTGGGCCTGACATGGCTCTGGACATCACTGCTCTGCTGGAGAACCTcccagagaaccagagagaccTGCAGCTCAAACAG GTGGAATTTGTGGTGCTGAGACACATAGCGGAGCTGAGGGCCATCTATAGCTTCTACAGCAGTCTGGGCCATGATCAGTCCCCAGACAATACCTTCTTGCTGTCCCGCCTGCAGCTTTGGAGACTCCTCAAGGACTGCAGCATCCACCAGCAAGGCATCACCCTGGCCCAGGTCGACCGCTACATCTGTG CAGAGGATGTCCCTTCCGAGGAGATCCACTCTCCCTTCAGCACCATGCTGCTCAGAAGGTTCCTCAGCTGTGTTGTGGTTCTGGCCTACAACACCTACCATAAGGACATAGA ggcCTCTGATACCATACTGGTTGCATGTTTGTCCAAGCTGATGAGGGAGAACATCATCCCTAATGCCAAGAATGTAAAAG GGCTGTTGTTCCCCAACCCCATGCATGCTGTGATTGCTGTCAACTACATTGGGAGGTGCTGGGAGATCTACAAGGCCTTCTGCAGAGCCAACCCAACCCCCCTAGCTGACCAAACCATGACTGTCAGGCACTTCATATGGATGTTTAAG ATGACGTTCCTGGAGTTCTTTGAGGCGTTGCTGGGCTGTGCAGAGGTTAGCGATCAGAGGGATGGTCAAACATCCTCAGACAGCCAGATGGAAAGCTGCCCTCTGGCTGACACCAGGAGGGTTTCCCCTGGGGAGAGGGCCAGAGACAGCCCTCTACAGAGGTCCTCACAGCAGCATTCCCCTCTGACTGGACCTACTGCAAAGTCATCAAACCCCAACATCTCTCCTGATGTGGGTAGTGTCAAATCACTGGAG ATGGGAAAATCCAAGGAGATTCTCCAGCTGTCTACACCTGAAGAGATGGAGCCCAGACAGAGTCCCAACACAGCAGGCAACCTCACATCACAGACTGGGG GTGGTGGGTCAGCAACCCACTCGTCAgacactgagaggagagagggctcaGGTGGCGCTAGATCAGCAGTGGAGGCCAAAGTGTCAAACCACCCTCTCCATGATCATCCCCCCAGCACAG AGCCTGTTGAAGACAGGAGTGGAGCAGGTATGACTTCCTGCCCTGCTGAGACTGAACTGGACAGCTGGGTCCAGAGGACCCACCAGTTCTTTACCCAGAGGTTCTTCCCAGCATACGAGTACAGCCTGGAGCTGAGGAGGGAGGTGCAGGAAGAGAGGCTGAGGCAGGCGGCACTAGCCCGCATTGCTCTGGCTAAGGCCAAGGAAGACGCAAG GTTGAGGGAACAgtgggaggcagaggaggaggagagacggagggaagaagaagaggatgaggaggcagAGCGAGTAGAAGGGCCAGAGGATGATCTTAACCCGTCTCCAGCGGCTCAGACGCCTGTGGCCTCCACCACCTCTGTGGTCATCACCAAACAGTCGCCTGCCACCGCAGTCAAGAAGAAGAGGAAATAG
- the rsph10b gene encoding radial spoke head 10 homolog B isoform X5: protein MAKGDKKKKTEKTTPEQSLSTFLSNDSHAGVVSEPHVLDEESGHDVMTASFSSQPPLADKQLERSDDAFHEVPVLPNIIVQRYEGEKHLEQFHGEGVAYFQGGHVYKGMFSVGVMHGHGLYTWADGVKYEGTIYYNQEATSWYEGELVNNNREGWGVRCYPSGNLYEGQWRNNVRHGEGRMRWLQLGQQYSGIWENGVQHGQGTHTWFLRRVTGSQYPLRNEYTGDFVQGLRHGQGSFYYASGALYKGEWKDNKKHGQGKFIFKNGRIFEGEFVDDHMAEFPAFCLDGSNTPDLSGIRTHTPHPEDGESPRRAPGGDSGSGPALLGPDMALDITALLENLPENQRDLQLKQVEFVVLRHIAELRAIYSFYSSLGHDQSPDNTFLLSRLQLWRLLKDCSIHQQGITLAQVDRYICAEDVPSEEIHSPFSTMLLRRFLSCVVVLAYNTYHKDIEASDTILVACLSKLMRENIIPNAKNVKGLLFPNPMHAVIAVNYIGRCWEIYKAFCRANPTPLADQTMTVRHFIWMFKDLSLFDAELTTGKLLEILSVENPAACDRYYCNLDLEMTFLEFFEALLGCAEVSDQRDGQTSSDSQMESCPLADTRRVSPGERARDSPLQRSSQQHSPLTGPTAKSSNPNISPDVGSVKSLEMGKSKEILQLSTPEEMEPRQSPNTAGNLTSQTGGGGSATHSSDTERREGSGGARSAVEAKVSNHPLHDHPPSTEPVEDRSGAGMTSCPAETELDSWVQRTHQFFTQRFFPAYEYSLELRREVQEERLRQAALARIALAKAKEDARLREQWEAEEEERRREEEEDEEAERVEGPEDDLNPSPAAQTPVASTTSVVITKQSPATAVKKKRK from the exons ATGGCGAAAGGGGataaaaagaaaaaaacagagaaaacGACTCCCGAACAATCATTAAGTACATTTTTGTCAAATGACTCCCACGCTGGTGTTGTATCAGAACCACATGTGTTAGATGAAGAGTCGGGACATGATGTAATGACTGCCTCCTTTTCTTCACAACCACCACTCGCCGACAAACAACTTGAGAGAAGTGATGATGCATTTCATGAGGTCCCTGTTCTTCCTAATATTATTGTCCAGAG GTACGAGGGTGAAAAGCATCTAGAGCAGTTCCATGGAGAAGGTGTGGCATATTTTCAGGGAGGACATGTCTACAAG GGTATGTTTTCAGTAGGAGTCATGCATGGACATGGTCTGTACACATGGGCAGATGGCGTGAAATATGAG GGTACAATATACTATAACCAGGAAGCGACGTCCTGGTATGAAGGAGAATTGGTAAACAATaacagagagggatggggagtCCGATG TTACCCCTCTGGAAACCTGTATGAGGGCCAGTGGAGGAACAACGTGAGGCATGGAGAGGGCAGGATGAGGTGGCTGCAGCTGGGTCAGCAGTATAGCGGGATATGGGAGAATGGGGTCCAG CATGGACAAGGGACCCACACATGGTTCCTGAGGAGAGTGACAGGCTCTCAGTATCCCCTAAGGAATGAGTACACTGGGGACTTTGTCCAGGGGCTGAGGCATGGCCAGGGCAGCTTCTACTACGCAAGCGGGGCTCTTTACAAAGGAGAGTGGAAGGACAACAAAAAACATGGACAG GGAAAGTTCATTTTTAAAAATGGACGCATATTTGAAGGGGAGTTTGTGGATGACCACATGGCAGAGTTCCCAGCGTTCTGCCTGGATGGTTCAAACACCCCTGATCTGAGTGGGATTAGAACACACACTCCCCATCCTGAGGACG GTGAATCCCCCAGAAGAGCACCAGGAGGAGACTCGGGCAGTGGTCCAGCCCTGCTTGGGCCTGACATGGCTCTGGACATCACTGCTCTGCTGGAGAACCTcccagagaaccagagagaccTGCAGCTCAAACAG GTGGAATTTGTGGTGCTGAGACACATAGCGGAGCTGAGGGCCATCTATAGCTTCTACAGCAGTCTGGGCCATGATCAGTCCCCAGACAATACCTTCTTGCTGTCCCGCCTGCAGCTTTGGAGACTCCTCAAGGACTGCAGCATCCACCAGCAAGGCATCACCCTGGCCCAGGTCGACCGCTACATCTGTG CAGAGGATGTCCCTTCCGAGGAGATCCACTCTCCCTTCAGCACCATGCTGCTCAGAAGGTTCCTCAGCTGTGTTGTGGTTCTGGCCTACAACACCTACCATAAGGACATAGA ggcCTCTGATACCATACTGGTTGCATGTTTGTCCAAGCTGATGAGGGAGAACATCATCCCTAATGCCAAGAATGTAAAAG GGCTGTTGTTCCCCAACCCCATGCATGCTGTGATTGCTGTCAACTACATTGGGAGGTGCTGGGAGATCTACAAGGCCTTCTGCAGAGCCAACCCAACCCCCCTAGCTGACCAAACCATGACTGTCAGGCACTTCATATGGATGTTTAAG GACCTTAGCCTGTTTGATGCTGAGCTGACCACAGGGAAACTCCTAGAGATCCTCTCTGTAGAGAACCCAGCTGCTTGCGACCGCTACTACTGCAACCTAGACCTAGAG ATGACGTTCCTGGAGTTCTTTGAGGCGTTGCTGGGCTGTGCAGAGGTTAGCGATCAGAGGGATGGTCAAACATCCTCAGACAGCCAGATGGAAAGCTGCCCTCTGGCTGACACCAGGAGGGTTTCCCCTGGGGAGAGGGCCAGAGACAGCCCTCTACAGAGGTCCTCACAGCAGCATTCCCCTCTGACTGGACCTACTGCAAAGTCATCAAACCCCAACATCTCTCCTGATGTGGGTAGTGTCAAATCACTGGAG ATGGGAAAATCCAAGGAGATTCTCCAGCTGTCTACACCTGAAGAGATGGAGCCCAGACAGAGTCCCAACACAGCAGGCAACCTCACATCACAGACTGGGG GTGGTGGGTCAGCAACCCACTCGTCAgacactgagaggagagagggctcaGGTGGCGCTAGATCAGCAGTGGAGGCCAAAGTGTCAAACCACCCTCTCCATGATCATCCCCCCAGCACAG AGCCTGTTGAAGACAGGAGTGGAGCAGGTATGACTTCCTGCCCTGCTGAGACTGAACTGGACAGCTGGGTCCAGAGGACCCACCAGTTCTTTACCCAGAGGTTCTTCCCAGCATACGAGTACAGCCTGGAGCTGAGGAGGGAGGTGCAGGAAGAGAGGCTGAGGCAGGCGGCACTAGCCCGCATTGCTCTGGCTAAGGCCAAGGAAGACGCAAG GTTGAGGGAACAgtgggaggcagaggaggaggagagacggagggaagaagaagaggatgaggaggcagAGCGAGTAGAAGGGCCAGAGGATGATCTTAACCCGTCTCCAGCGGCTCAGACGCCTGTGGCCTCCACCACCTCTGTGGTCATCACCAAACAGTCGCCTGCCACCGCAGTCAAGAAGAAGAGGAAATAG
- the rsph10b gene encoding radial spoke head 10 homolog B isoform X2, whose protein sequence is MAKGDKKKKTEKTTPEQSLSTFLSNDSHAGVVSEPHVLDEESGHDVMTASFSSQPPLADKQLERSDDAFHEVPVLPNIIVQRYEGEKHLEQFHGEGVAYFQGGHVYKGMFSVGVMHGHGLYTWADGVKYEGEFAFNVPMGHGTYTWLDGSCYEGEVCSGIRHGVGTYRCANSSVIYRGQWHHSKRHGKGTIYYNQEATSWYEGELVNNNREGWGVRCYPSGNLYEGQWRNNVRHGEGRMRWLQLGQQYSGIWENGVQHGQGTHTWFLRRVTGSQYPLRNEYTGDFVQGLRHGQGSFYYASGALYKGEWKDNKKHGQGKFIFKNGRIFEGEFVDDHMAEFPAFCLDGSNTPDLSGIRTHTPHPEDGESPRRAPGGDSGSGPALLGPDMALDITALLENLPENQRDLQLKQVEFVVLRHIAELRAIYSFYSSLGHDQSPDNTFLLSRLQLWRLLKDCSIHQQGITLAQVDRYICEDVPSEEIHSPFSTMLLRRFLSCVVVLAYNTYHKDIEASDTILVACLSKLMRENIIPNAKNVKGLLFPNPMHAVIAVNYIGRCWEIYKAFCRANPTPLADQTMTVRHFIWMFKDLSLFDAELTTGKLLEILSVENPAACDRYYCNLDLEMTFLEFFEALLGCAEVSDQRDGQTSSDSQMESCPLADTRRVSPGERARDSPLQRSSQQHSPLTGPTAKSSNPNISPDVGSVKSLEMGKSKEILQLSTPEEMEPRQSPNTAGNLTSQTGGGGSATHSSDTERREGSGGARSAVEAKVSNHPLHDHPPSTEPVEDRSGAGMTSCPAETELDSWVQRTHQFFTQRFFPAYEYSLELRREVQEERLRQAALARIALAKAKEDARLREQWEAEEEERRREEEEDEEAERVEGPEDDLNPSPAAQTPVASTTSVVITKQSPATAVKKKRK, encoded by the exons ATGGCGAAAGGGGataaaaagaaaaaaacagagaaaacGACTCCCGAACAATCATTAAGTACATTTTTGTCAAATGACTCCCACGCTGGTGTTGTATCAGAACCACATGTGTTAGATGAAGAGTCGGGACATGATGTAATGACTGCCTCCTTTTCTTCACAACCACCACTCGCCGACAAACAACTTGAGAGAAGTGATGATGCATTTCATGAGGTCCCTGTTCTTCCTAATATTATTGTCCAGAG GTACGAGGGTGAAAAGCATCTAGAGCAGTTCCATGGAGAAGGTGTGGCATATTTTCAGGGAGGACATGTCTACAAG GGTATGTTTTCAGTAGGAGTCATGCATGGACATGGTCTGTACACATGGGCAGATGGCGTGAAATATGAG GGTGAGTTTGCATTCAATGTGCCCATGGGCCATGGGACATACACCTGGTTGGATGGTAGCTGTTATGAGGGAGAGGTGTGCAGTGGAATCCGTCATGGTGTGGGGACATATAGGTGTGCCAATTCCTCTGTGATATACAGAGGGCAGTGGCATCACAGCAAAAGGCATGGAAAG GGTACAATATACTATAACCAGGAAGCGACGTCCTGGTATGAAGGAGAATTGGTAAACAATaacagagagggatggggagtCCGATG TTACCCCTCTGGAAACCTGTATGAGGGCCAGTGGAGGAACAACGTGAGGCATGGAGAGGGCAGGATGAGGTGGCTGCAGCTGGGTCAGCAGTATAGCGGGATATGGGAGAATGGGGTCCAG CATGGACAAGGGACCCACACATGGTTCCTGAGGAGAGTGACAGGCTCTCAGTATCCCCTAAGGAATGAGTACACTGGGGACTTTGTCCAGGGGCTGAGGCATGGCCAGGGCAGCTTCTACTACGCAAGCGGGGCTCTTTACAAAGGAGAGTGGAAGGACAACAAAAAACATGGACAG GGAAAGTTCATTTTTAAAAATGGACGCATATTTGAAGGGGAGTTTGTGGATGACCACATGGCAGAGTTCCCAGCGTTCTGCCTGGATGGTTCAAACACCCCTGATCTGAGTGGGATTAGAACACACACTCCCCATCCTGAGGACG GTGAATCCCCCAGAAGAGCACCAGGAGGAGACTCGGGCAGTGGTCCAGCCCTGCTTGGGCCTGACATGGCTCTGGACATCACTGCTCTGCTGGAGAACCTcccagagaaccagagagaccTGCAGCTCAAACAG GTGGAATTTGTGGTGCTGAGACACATAGCGGAGCTGAGGGCCATCTATAGCTTCTACAGCAGTCTGGGCCATGATCAGTCCCCAGACAATACCTTCTTGCTGTCCCGCCTGCAGCTTTGGAGACTCCTCAAGGACTGCAGCATCCACCAGCAAGGCATCACCCTGGCCCAGGTCGACCGCTACATCTGTG AGGATGTCCCTTCCGAGGAGATCCACTCTCCCTTCAGCACCATGCTGCTCAGAAGGTTCCTCAGCTGTGTTGTGGTTCTGGCCTACAACACCTACCATAAGGACATAGA ggcCTCTGATACCATACTGGTTGCATGTTTGTCCAAGCTGATGAGGGAGAACATCATCCCTAATGCCAAGAATGTAAAAG GGCTGTTGTTCCCCAACCCCATGCATGCTGTGATTGCTGTCAACTACATTGGGAGGTGCTGGGAGATCTACAAGGCCTTCTGCAGAGCCAACCCAACCCCCCTAGCTGACCAAACCATGACTGTCAGGCACTTCATATGGATGTTTAAG GACCTTAGCCTGTTTGATGCTGAGCTGACCACAGGGAAACTCCTAGAGATCCTCTCTGTAGAGAACCCAGCTGCTTGCGACCGCTACTACTGCAACCTAGACCTAGAG ATGACGTTCCTGGAGTTCTTTGAGGCGTTGCTGGGCTGTGCAGAGGTTAGCGATCAGAGGGATGGTCAAACATCCTCAGACAGCCAGATGGAAAGCTGCCCTCTGGCTGACACCAGGAGGGTTTCCCCTGGGGAGAGGGCCAGAGACAGCCCTCTACAGAGGTCCTCACAGCAGCATTCCCCTCTGACTGGACCTACTGCAAAGTCATCAAACCCCAACATCTCTCCTGATGTGGGTAGTGTCAAATCACTGGAG ATGGGAAAATCCAAGGAGATTCTCCAGCTGTCTACACCTGAAGAGATGGAGCCCAGACAGAGTCCCAACACAGCAGGCAACCTCACATCACAGACTGGGG GTGGTGGGTCAGCAACCCACTCGTCAgacactgagaggagagagggctcaGGTGGCGCTAGATCAGCAGTGGAGGCCAAAGTGTCAAACCACCCTCTCCATGATCATCCCCCCAGCACAG AGCCTGTTGAAGACAGGAGTGGAGCAGGTATGACTTCCTGCCCTGCTGAGACTGAACTGGACAGCTGGGTCCAGAGGACCCACCAGTTCTTTACCCAGAGGTTCTTCCCAGCATACGAGTACAGCCTGGAGCTGAGGAGGGAGGTGCAGGAAGAGAGGCTGAGGCAGGCGGCACTAGCCCGCATTGCTCTGGCTAAGGCCAAGGAAGACGCAAG GTTGAGGGAACAgtgggaggcagaggaggaggagagacggagggaagaagaagaggatgaggaggcagAGCGAGTAGAAGGGCCAGAGGATGATCTTAACCCGTCTCCAGCGGCTCAGACGCCTGTGGCCTCCACCACCTCTGTGGTCATCACCAAACAGTCGCCTGCCACCGCAGTCAAGAAGAAGAGGAAATAG
- the rsph10b gene encoding radial spoke head 10 homolog B isoform X1, with protein sequence MAKGDKKKKTEKTTPEQSLSTFLSNDSHAGVVSEPHVLDEESGHDVMTASFSSQPPLADKQLERSDDAFHEVPVLPNIIVQRYEGEKHLEQFHGEGVAYFQGGHVYKGMFSVGVMHGHGLYTWADGVKYEGEFAFNVPMGHGTYTWLDGSCYEGEVCSGIRHGVGTYRCANSSVIYRGQWHHSKRHGKGTIYYNQEATSWYEGELVNNNREGWGVRCYPSGNLYEGQWRNNVRHGEGRMRWLQLGQQYSGIWENGVQHGQGTHTWFLRRVTGSQYPLRNEYTGDFVQGLRHGQGSFYYASGALYKGEWKDNKKHGQGKFIFKNGRIFEGEFVDDHMAEFPAFCLDGSNTPDLSGIRTHTPHPEDGESPRRAPGGDSGSGPALLGPDMALDITALLENLPENQRDLQLKQVEFVVLRHIAELRAIYSFYSSLGHDQSPDNTFLLSRLQLWRLLKDCSIHQQGITLAQVDRYICAEDVPSEEIHSPFSTMLLRRFLSCVVVLAYNTYHKDIEASDTILVACLSKLMRENIIPNAKNVKGLLFPNPMHAVIAVNYIGRCWEIYKAFCRANPTPLADQTMTVRHFIWMFKDLSLFDAELTTGKLLEILSVENPAACDRYYCNLDLEMTFLEFFEALLGCAEVSDQRDGQTSSDSQMESCPLADTRRVSPGERARDSPLQRSSQQHSPLTGPTAKSSNPNISPDVGSVKSLEMGKSKEILQLSTPEEMEPRQSPNTAGNLTSQTGGGGSATHSSDTERREGSGGARSAVEAKVSNHPLHDHPPSTEPVEDRSGAGMTSCPAETELDSWVQRTHQFFTQRFFPAYEYSLELRREVQEERLRQAALARIALAKAKEDARLREQWEAEEEERRREEEEDEEAERVEGPEDDLNPSPAAQTPVASTTSVVITKQSPATAVKKKRK encoded by the exons ATGGCGAAAGGGGataaaaagaaaaaaacagagaaaacGACTCCCGAACAATCATTAAGTACATTTTTGTCAAATGACTCCCACGCTGGTGTTGTATCAGAACCACATGTGTTAGATGAAGAGTCGGGACATGATGTAATGACTGCCTCCTTTTCTTCACAACCACCACTCGCCGACAAACAACTTGAGAGAAGTGATGATGCATTTCATGAGGTCCCTGTTCTTCCTAATATTATTGTCCAGAG GTACGAGGGTGAAAAGCATCTAGAGCAGTTCCATGGAGAAGGTGTGGCATATTTTCAGGGAGGACATGTCTACAAG GGTATGTTTTCAGTAGGAGTCATGCATGGACATGGTCTGTACACATGGGCAGATGGCGTGAAATATGAG GGTGAGTTTGCATTCAATGTGCCCATGGGCCATGGGACATACACCTGGTTGGATGGTAGCTGTTATGAGGGAGAGGTGTGCAGTGGAATCCGTCATGGTGTGGGGACATATAGGTGTGCCAATTCCTCTGTGATATACAGAGGGCAGTGGCATCACAGCAAAAGGCATGGAAAG GGTACAATATACTATAACCAGGAAGCGACGTCCTGGTATGAAGGAGAATTGGTAAACAATaacagagagggatggggagtCCGATG TTACCCCTCTGGAAACCTGTATGAGGGCCAGTGGAGGAACAACGTGAGGCATGGAGAGGGCAGGATGAGGTGGCTGCAGCTGGGTCAGCAGTATAGCGGGATATGGGAGAATGGGGTCCAG CATGGACAAGGGACCCACACATGGTTCCTGAGGAGAGTGACAGGCTCTCAGTATCCCCTAAGGAATGAGTACACTGGGGACTTTGTCCAGGGGCTGAGGCATGGCCAGGGCAGCTTCTACTACGCAAGCGGGGCTCTTTACAAAGGAGAGTGGAAGGACAACAAAAAACATGGACAG GGAAAGTTCATTTTTAAAAATGGACGCATATTTGAAGGGGAGTTTGTGGATGACCACATGGCAGAGTTCCCAGCGTTCTGCCTGGATGGTTCAAACACCCCTGATCTGAGTGGGATTAGAACACACACTCCCCATCCTGAGGACG GTGAATCCCCCAGAAGAGCACCAGGAGGAGACTCGGGCAGTGGTCCAGCCCTGCTTGGGCCTGACATGGCTCTGGACATCACTGCTCTGCTGGAGAACCTcccagagaaccagagagaccTGCAGCTCAAACAG GTGGAATTTGTGGTGCTGAGACACATAGCGGAGCTGAGGGCCATCTATAGCTTCTACAGCAGTCTGGGCCATGATCAGTCCCCAGACAATACCTTCTTGCTGTCCCGCCTGCAGCTTTGGAGACTCCTCAAGGACTGCAGCATCCACCAGCAAGGCATCACCCTGGCCCAGGTCGACCGCTACATCTGTG CAGAGGATGTCCCTTCCGAGGAGATCCACTCTCCCTTCAGCACCATGCTGCTCAGAAGGTTCCTCAGCTGTGTTGTGGTTCTGGCCTACAACACCTACCATAAGGACATAGA ggcCTCTGATACCATACTGGTTGCATGTTTGTCCAAGCTGATGAGGGAGAACATCATCCCTAATGCCAAGAATGTAAAAG GGCTGTTGTTCCCCAACCCCATGCATGCTGTGATTGCTGTCAACTACATTGGGAGGTGCTGGGAGATCTACAAGGCCTTCTGCAGAGCCAACCCAACCCCCCTAGCTGACCAAACCATGACTGTCAGGCACTTCATATGGATGTTTAAG GACCTTAGCCTGTTTGATGCTGAGCTGACCACAGGGAAACTCCTAGAGATCCTCTCTGTAGAGAACCCAGCTGCTTGCGACCGCTACTACTGCAACCTAGACCTAGAG ATGACGTTCCTGGAGTTCTTTGAGGCGTTGCTGGGCTGTGCAGAGGTTAGCGATCAGAGGGATGGTCAAACATCCTCAGACAGCCAGATGGAAAGCTGCCCTCTGGCTGACACCAGGAGGGTTTCCCCTGGGGAGAGGGCCAGAGACAGCCCTCTACAGAGGTCCTCACAGCAGCATTCCCCTCTGACTGGACCTACTGCAAAGTCATCAAACCCCAACATCTCTCCTGATGTGGGTAGTGTCAAATCACTGGAG ATGGGAAAATCCAAGGAGATTCTCCAGCTGTCTACACCTGAAGAGATGGAGCCCAGACAGAGTCCCAACACAGCAGGCAACCTCACATCACAGACTGGGG GTGGTGGGTCAGCAACCCACTCGTCAgacactgagaggagagagggctcaGGTGGCGCTAGATCAGCAGTGGAGGCCAAAGTGTCAAACCACCCTCTCCATGATCATCCCCCCAGCACAG AGCCTGTTGAAGACAGGAGTGGAGCAGGTATGACTTCCTGCCCTGCTGAGACTGAACTGGACAGCTGGGTCCAGAGGACCCACCAGTTCTTTACCCAGAGGTTCTTCCCAGCATACGAGTACAGCCTGGAGCTGAGGAGGGAGGTGCAGGAAGAGAGGCTGAGGCAGGCGGCACTAGCCCGCATTGCTCTGGCTAAGGCCAAGGAAGACGCAAG GTTGAGGGAACAgtgggaggcagaggaggaggagagacggagggaagaagaagaggatgaggaggcagAGCGAGTAGAAGGGCCAGAGGATGATCTTAACCCGTCTCCAGCGGCTCAGACGCCTGTGGCCTCCACCACCTCTGTGGTCATCACCAAACAGTCGCCTGCCACCGCAGTCAAGAAGAAGAGGAAATAG